A stretch of Bacillus pseudomycoides DNA encodes these proteins:
- a CDS encoding VWA domain-containing protein, producing the protein MSTITLRKEAVLVVLEKKKLTGVVAKVALVLDISGSMRTLYKNGTVQEVVERVLAVASQFDDDGSLDIWVYDNEFSRLPAVTEKDFANYVEKHILNNSAIHKFGRNEEPQVMEDIIKKYTIEEKSKEPAFVIFINDGGCKKGIQKPVVFSSNQPIFWQFVGIGNGKFDVLRKLDEMEGRFIDNANFFYIRDIEKTTDGTLYNNLLNEFPLWIKEAKKKRILF; encoded by the coding sequence GAGTACAATTACACTACGGAAAGAAGCAGTACTCGTTGTATTAGAGAAAAAGAAATTAACAGGAGTAGTCGCAAAAGTTGCCCTCGTATTAGATATTTCGGGATCAATGCGAACGTTATATAAAAACGGTACCGTACAAGAAGTTGTCGAACGTGTTCTTGCTGTAGCAAGTCAATTTGACGATGATGGTTCGCTAGATATTTGGGTATATGATAATGAATTTTCAAGGTTACCAGCCGTTACCGAAAAAGACTTTGCTAATTATGTAGAAAAACATATTTTAAATAACTCTGCCATCCATAAGTTTGGTCGAAATGAAGAACCACAAGTAATGGAAGATATTATTAAAAAGTACACGATTGAAGAGAAAAGCAAAGAACCTGCCTTTGTTATTTTTATTAACGATGGCGGCTGTAAAAAAGGAATTCAAAAACCAGTTGTATTCTCTTCTAACCAACCAATTTTTTGGCAGTTTGTTGGAATTGGAAACGGCAAATTTGATGTTCTTCGAAAACTCGATGAAATGGAAGGACGTTTCATTGATAACGCAAACTTCTTCTACATTCGCGATATCGAAAAAACAACAGATGGAACATTATATAATAACTTGTTAAATGAATTTCCACTGTGGATAAAAGAAGCGAAGAAGAAACGAATTTTATTCTAA